Proteins encoded in a region of the Syngnathus typhle isolate RoL2023-S1 ecotype Sweden linkage group LG20, RoL_Styp_1.0, whole genome shotgun sequence genome:
- the exosc7 gene encoding exosome complex component RRP42 gives MATVQVSEAEKVYILHGIRDDLRVDGRSCEDYRHMEIETDVVSNTDGSAKVSLGHTAVLVGIKAELGKPRPTALNEGYLEFFVDCSANATPEFEGRGGEELSTELSNTLYKVFDNKHSVDLKSLCISEGEHCWVLYVDVLLLQCDGNLYDAMSVAIKAALFSTKIPKVHIATDDEGGKEIELSDDPYDCMRLNVDNVPCIVTLCKIGHRHVVDATLQEKACSVASLIISVTHKGTVTCVRKIGGGSLDPESIFEMTQTGKRVGKVLHVPLLKLLQQEESLGTARQKVGFLA, from the exons atggcaacggtacaagTTAGCGAAGCTGAAAAAGTGTATATATTACATGGTATAAGG GATGATCTGCGAGTGGATGGAAGGAGCTGTGAAGACTACAGACATATGGAGATTGAGACTGACGTGGTGTCCAATACTGACGGATCGGCCAAAGTTTCTCTG GGCCACACAGCAGTACTAGTAGGAATTAAGGCTGAACTAGGAAAACCAAGGCCCACGGCTCTAAATGAAGGCTATTTAGAATTCTTTGTTGATTG TTCAGCCAATGCAACCCCTGAGTTCGAGGGGCGAGGAGGGGAGGAGCTCAGTACGGAGCTGAGCAACACACTATACAAAGTCTTCGACAACAAACACAGCGTGGACCTGAAGAGTCTGTGCATCAGTGAGGGAGAACACTGCTGGGTGCTCTATGTGGATGTACTG CTCCTGCAATGTGATGGAAACCTGTATGATGCCATGTCAGTAGCTATCAAGGCAGCTCTGTTTAGCACCAA GATCCCCAAAGTGCACATAGCAACAGATGACGAAGGAGGGAAAGAAATCGAGCTGTCAGATGACCCCTATGACTGCATGAGGCTCAACGTAGACAATGTTCCCTGTATAGTGACATTGTGCAAG ATCGGCCACAGACACGTGGTGGACGCCACCCTGCAGGAGAAGGCGTGCTCGGTGGCCAGCCTCATCATCTCCGTCACCCACAAGGGAACGGTGACCTGCGTGAGAAAAATAGGCGGAGGTAGCCTGGACCCTGAGAGCATCTTTGAAATGACTCAA ACAGGCAAACGGGTCGGAAAAGTCCTCCACGTGCCTCTTCTGAAGCTTCTGCAACAGGAGGAGAGTTTAGGAACAGCGAGACAGAAAGTTGGCTTTCTTGCTTAG
- the zdhhc3b gene encoding palmitoyltransferase ZDHHC3 — protein MKSSARRTRDIERQAGYLRPEHCAPPPPRGASDTMWFIRDGCGIVCAVITWMLVFYAEFVVVFVMLWPAKNVAYSLFNGVIFNSLAFLALASHAKAMCTDPGAVPKGNATKEFIESLQLKPGQVVYKCPKCCSIKPDRAHHCSVCKRCIKKMDHHCPWVNNCVGENNQKYFVLFTMYIALVSFHALALVGFHFVLCFEEDWSKCSAFSAPATVILLILLCFEGLLFLIFTAVMFGTQVHSICSDETGIEQLKKEERKWLKKSRWMNLKVVFGHPFSVAWLNPFATPDHGKADVYQYIV, from the exons ATGAAGAGCTCGGCTCGCCGCACCAGGGACATCGAGCGTCAGGCTGGCTACCTGAGGCCTGAACACTGCGCCCCTCCACCGCCCCGTGGCGCCTCCGACACCATGTGGTTTATCCGCGACGGATGTGGGATCGTGTGCGCCGTCATCACCTGGATGCTGGTTTTCTACGCGGAGTTTGTGGTGGTATTTGTGATGCTGTGGCCGGCCAAGAATGTGGCTTACAGCCTCTTCAACGGGGTGATCTTCAACAGCTTGGCCTTCCTTGCCCTCGCTTCGCACGCCAAGGCCATGTGCACAGACCCG GGAGCTGTGCCAAAAGGCAACGCGACCAAAGAATTTATTGAAAGCCTACAGCTGAAACCTGGACAAGTGGTCTACAAGTGTCCTAAATGCTGCAGTATCAAGCCCGACAGAGCTCATCACTGCAG TGTGTGCAAGCGCTGCATCAAAAAGATGGATCACCATTGTCCTTGGGTCAACAATTGTGTTGGGGAGAACAATCAGAAGTACTTTGTGCTTTTCACG ATGTACATTGCGTTAGTATCATTCCACGCACTTGCCTTGGTGGGCTTCCATTTTGTACTCTGCTTTGAAGAAGACTGGTCAA AGTGCAGCGCCTTCTCTGCACCCGCCACTGTCATCCTCCTCATTCTCCTTTGCTTCGAGGGGCTTCTGTTTTTAATCTTCACGGCGGTCATGTTTGGGACACAGGTGCACTCCATCTGTAGTGATGAAACG GGTATCGAGCAGCTGAAAAAGGAAGAGAGGAAATGGCTCAAGAAGTCCAGATGGATGAACTTGAAGGTGGTCTTCGGTCACCCATTCTCAGTGGCGTGGCTCAACCCCTTTGCGACGCCCGATCACGGCAAGGCAGACGTATACCAGTACATAGTGTGA
- the LOC133144757 gene encoding transmembrane protein 42, with protein MFPGVFYALLAGFLAAVASSSAKLSLGADYLKGVCETGLRTWGEQRRFRQVDETTACDRLHIPLRLLCGGLLFTCNAVMWTFLAKALRYSSSSTRTTVTTTASNFVSSAFLGQLIFGEAQITLWWVGISLTFSGLLVLQRVSPQDRQPSAVAKRDE; from the exons ATGTTCCCCGGAGTTTTCTATGCACTACTGGCGGGTTTCCTCGCGGCCGTGGCATCGTCGTCGGCCAAGCTGTCCCTGGGCGCGGACTACCTGAAGGGAGTGTGCGAGACGGGGCTGCGGACGTGGGGCGAGCAGCGGAGATTTCGCCAAGTGGATGAAACTACCGCCTGTGACCGG CTTCACATCCCTCTGAGGCTGCTGTGCGGCGGATTGCTTTTCACCTGCAATGCTGTGATGTGGACCTTCCTTGCCAAAGCACTCAGGTACTCGTCCTCCTCCACCCGAACCACTGTGACCACCACTGCCTCCAACTTCGTATCTTCC GCTTTCCTGGGTCAGCTGATTTTTGGCGAGGCTCAAATAACACTGTGGTGGGTCGGGATCTCTTTGACGTTCTCCGGCCTGCTCGTACTGCAGAGGGTTTCGCCGCAGGATCGACAACCCAGCGCAGTCGCCAAGAGAGACGAATGA